A window of Acidimicrobiia bacterium contains these coding sequences:
- a CDS encoding lysylphosphatidylglycerol synthase transmembrane domain-containing protein, with protein MERPAATPDPGADTSTRARAAAVGATDGSAPHRRWSLGRVLLLGVTGICLYLLAPSIVEVLAAWQRLDRFDPVWLVVILACEAASFAAIWALQRVVMPEVTWFDGATSQLVGNAFNRITPGGGATGTALQARLLADAGYDLTAVASALTAQSILITIAVLVLPIFSLPAILAGLNVPGSLADAAWIGAVVFVVIAIVGALVLHRRRPLELLGDGLAAAVNRLRRRRPPIRDLGSRLVEQRDALRITVGSHWALAVTYAVARWAFEYLSLLVALHAIGAKVEPTLVLLAFTTASLLGLLPFTPGGLGFVEAGLTGTLALAGVGASDAVLATLTFRLVSFWLPLPVGLGAAFAFRHRHPPPGSAPGPDATRAGVRPAHSAS; from the coding sequence GTGGAGCGGCCGGCAGCGACTCCCGACCCGGGGGCCGACACCTCGACGCGTGCGCGCGCCGCGGCGGTGGGGGCGACCGACGGGTCGGCGCCGCACCGACGCTGGTCGCTCGGACGCGTCCTGCTCCTCGGCGTGACCGGGATCTGCCTCTACCTGCTCGCCCCGAGCATCGTGGAGGTGCTGGCGGCGTGGCAGCGCCTCGACCGCTTCGACCCCGTCTGGCTCGTCGTGATCCTCGCCTGCGAGGCGGCCAGCTTCGCGGCGATCTGGGCCCTGCAGCGGGTCGTCATGCCCGAGGTGACGTGGTTCGACGGCGCCACGAGCCAGCTGGTGGGCAACGCGTTCAACCGCATCACCCCCGGCGGGGGCGCCACCGGCACCGCGCTCCAGGCTCGGCTGCTCGCCGACGCCGGCTACGACCTCACCGCCGTGGCCTCGGCGCTGACCGCCCAGTCGATCCTCATCACGATCGCGGTGCTGGTCCTGCCGATCTTCAGCCTCCCCGCCATCCTCGCCGGCCTCAACGTCCCGGGCAGCCTCGCCGACGCGGCGTGGATCGGGGCCGTCGTCTTCGTCGTCATCGCGATCGTCGGTGCGCTCGTCCTGCACCGACGACGCCCGCTCGAGCTGCTCGGGGACGGCCTCGCCGCGGCTGTCAACCGGCTCCGCCGTCGTCGGCCACCGATCCGCGACCTCGGGTCGCGGCTCGTCGAGCAGCGCGACGCCCTCCGCATCACCGTGGGCTCGCACTGGGCGCTCGCGGTGACCTACGCGGTGGCCCGCTGGGCGTTCGAGTACCTCAGCCTCCTCGTCGCGCTCCACGCCATCGGCGCCAAGGTCGAGCCCACGCTGGTGCTGCTCGCGTTCACGACCGCCTCCCTCCTCGGCCTCCTCCCGTTCACGCCCGGCGGGCTCGGCTTCGTCGAGGCCGGCCTGACCGGCACGCTCGCGCTCGCCGGCGTCGGCGCGTCCGACGCCGTGCTGGCCACGCTGACGTTCCGGCTGGTCTCGTTCTGGCTGCCGCTCCCCGTCGGCCTCGGCGCCGCCTTCGCGTTCCGGCATCGTCATCCCCCCCCGGGGTCGGCACCCGGGCCCGATGCGACCCGAGCCGGGGTGCGGCCGGCACACTCGGCCTCGTGA
- a CDS encoding cytochrome d ubiquinol oxidase subunit II: protein MSDLAGVVLFLGVTLYAVFGGADFGAGFWDLTAGGVDRGRRPRGLIDQAIGPVWEANHVWLIFCLVVLWTSFPGAFASIMETLYVPLAVAAVGIVARGAGFAFGKVSETLTQQRLYGVAFAVSSLITPFFLGAVAGGIASGRVPADGAGGPIASWVNPTSMLGGTLAVIVCAYLAAVFLVADSNRRGLRDLERYFRARAVGAGLLAGVVAVAGIWVLRGDAPRLFHHLIGVALPLVVLSGLCGLGALAVLGRGAPRAGRPLAAAAVAAVVGGWGVAQYPFLLGTHLSLGAGAAPDATLRIVVAIFLVAAVTCVPSLVYLYTLGERGRLDGTSL from the coding sequence GTGAGCGACCTGGCGGGCGTCGTCCTCTTCCTCGGCGTCACCCTCTACGCGGTGTTCGGCGGCGCCGACTTCGGCGCCGGCTTCTGGGATCTCACCGCCGGCGGCGTCGACCGGGGCCGGCGGCCCCGCGGGCTCATCGACCAGGCCATCGGGCCGGTGTGGGAGGCCAACCACGTCTGGCTCATCTTCTGCCTCGTGGTGCTGTGGACGTCGTTCCCGGGCGCGTTCGCGTCGATCATGGAGACGCTCTACGTCCCCCTGGCGGTCGCGGCCGTCGGGATCGTGGCGCGCGGTGCCGGCTTCGCGTTCGGGAAGGTGTCGGAGACGCTCACCCAGCAGCGCCTCTACGGGGTGGCGTTCGCGGTGTCGTCGCTCATCACCCCCTTCTTCCTCGGCGCCGTCGCGGGCGGGATCGCCTCGGGCCGGGTGCCGGCCGACGGGGCCGGCGGCCCGATCGCCAGCTGGGTGAACCCGACCTCGATGCTCGGCGGGACGCTCGCCGTCATCGTCTGCGCCTACCTCGCGGCGGTGTTCCTGGTGGCGGATTCGAACCGGCGGGGGCTCCGGGACCTCGAGCGGTACTTCCGGGCCCGGGCCGTCGGCGCCGGCCTCCTCGCCGGCGTCGTCGCGGTCGCCGGCATCTGGGTGCTGCGCGGCGACGCGCCGCGGCTGTTCCACCACCTCATCGGGGTGGCGCTCCCGCTCGTCGTCCTGTCGGGGCTGTGCGGCCTCGGCGCGCTCGCGGTGCTCGGCCGGGGCGCGCCGCGGGCCGGCCGGCCGCTGGCCGCGGCCGCGGTCGCGGCGGTCGTCGGCGGCTGGGGGGTGGCCCAGTACCCGTTCCTGCTCGGCACCCACCTGTCGCTCGGCGCCGGCGCCGCCCCCGACGCCACCCTGCGGATCGTCGTGGCGATCTTCCTCGTCGCCGCGGTGACGTGCGTGCCGTCGCTCGTCTACCTCTACACGCTCGGCGAGCGGGGTCGCCTCGACGGCACGAGCCTGTAG
- a CDS encoding cytochrome ubiquinol oxidase subunit I, whose translation MLSAVLAAADPSQLLPARTQMAFTLGVHIVLVPFGVAFTALALLANYRGLRRHDRDALVLAERWSKVAAVLFAVGAVTGTVLSFEMGLLWPGLMRRFGPAYGIPFVVEGLFFFLEAIFVAIYIYGWKRMPPWPHFWAGVPVVLAGIGGALSVVAANSWMNDPGGYTLRHGRVVAVDASRVIFNGAFWHEGLHMLLAAYIVAGFLVGGVYAVAMLRGRRDRYHRIGFLIPFTVAAVLMPFQIGVGDAAARWVFNNEPTKFAAMELAPNTGRHVPETIGGYLAGGRVHEPYLRLPGVASLLSGWSTSTRVRGLDAVPPADRPPTTIVHLAWDVMVGLGTALLALAAWFAALWWRRRDVSASPWFLRAASVAGAAALVTMWAGWTVTEVGRQPYIVYGVLRTRDAVTRADGVWVSLGVVVVLYALLTAATILVLRSMARRWRRADDGVGDQDVPYGPARRLDAPATAGRTP comes from the coding sequence GTGCTGAGCGCGGTCCTCGCTGCCGCCGACCCGTCCCAGCTGCTGCCGGCCCGGACCCAGATGGCGTTCACGCTCGGCGTCCACATCGTGCTCGTGCCCTTCGGCGTGGCCTTCACGGCCCTGGCGCTGCTGGCGAACTACCGGGGGCTCCGCCGGCACGACCGCGACGCGCTGGTGCTGGCGGAGCGCTGGTCGAAGGTGGCGGCGGTGCTGTTCGCCGTCGGCGCGGTCACGGGGACGGTGCTGTCGTTCGAGATGGGGCTTCTGTGGCCCGGGCTCATGCGCCGGTTCGGGCCGGCGTACGGGATCCCGTTCGTCGTCGAGGGCCTGTTCTTCTTCTTGGAGGCGATCTTCGTCGCCATCTACATCTACGGCTGGAAGCGGATGCCGCCGTGGCCGCACTTCTGGGCCGGGGTGCCGGTGGTGCTGGCCGGGATCGGGGGCGCGCTGTCCGTCGTCGCCGCCAACTCGTGGATGAACGACCCCGGTGGCTACACGCTGCGCCACGGCCGCGTCGTCGCCGTCGACGCGAGCCGGGTGATCTTCAACGGCGCCTTCTGGCACGAGGGCCTGCACATGCTGCTCGCGGCCTACATCGTCGCGGGCTTCCTGGTGGGCGGCGTCTACGCGGTCGCGATGCTGCGCGGCCGACGCGACCGCTACCACCGGATCGGCTTCCTCATCCCGTTCACGGTCGCCGCCGTGCTCATGCCGTTCCAGATCGGCGTCGGTGACGCGGCCGCGCGCTGGGTCTTCAACAACGAGCCGACGAAGTTCGCGGCGATGGAGCTGGCGCCGAACACCGGCCGCCACGTGCCGGAGACGATCGGCGGCTACCTCGCCGGCGGCCGGGTGCACGAGCCCTACCTGCGGCTCCCCGGCGTGGCGTCCCTCCTCTCCGGGTGGAGCACGAGCACGAGGGTCCGGGGCCTGGACGCCGTCCCGCCGGCCGACCGGCCCCCGACGACGATCGTGCACCTGGCGTGGGACGTGATGGTGGGCCTCGGGACGGCCCTGCTCGCGCTGGCGGCGTGGTTCGCCGCGCTGTGGTGGCGGCGCCGAGACGTGAGCGCCTCCCCGTGGTTCCTGCGGGCGGCCTCGGTCGCCGGCGCCGCCGCGCTGGTGACGATGTGGGCCGGCTGGACCGTCACCGAGGTCGGGCGTCAGCCGTACATCGTCTACGGCGTGCTCCGCACCCGCGACGCGGTGACGCGCGCCGACGGGGTGTGGGTCAGCCTCGGTGTGGTCGTGGTGCTCTACGCGCTCCTCACCGCGGCGACGATCCTCGTGCTGCGGAGCATGGCCCGGCGCTGGCGACGCGCCGACGACGGGGTCGGCGACCAGGACGTCCCCTACGGCCCGGCGCGCCGCCTCGACGCGCCGGCGACGGCGGGCCGGACGCCGTGA
- a CDS encoding alpha-ketoglutarate-dependent dioxygenase AlkB: MEALQGTFLGAGTPSVDPDAAVERVQLDATSWIDVSRGWLRGADTLLEALVETVPWRQGRRKMYDRVLDDPRLSHWYNAADPLPDPALDAIRASLSGRYRVRFGAVGLNYYRDGRDSVASHRDRELRHLDETLVAIVTLGAARPFLVRPRGGGPSHDVRPASGDLLVMGGRAQADWEHSVPKVARAGPRISVSLRWSSQHGPPTAPRRR, encoded by the coding sequence GTGGAGGCTCTGCAAGGGACGTTCCTGGGGGCGGGCACGCCGTCGGTCGATCCCGACGCGGCCGTGGAGCGCGTCCAGCTCGATGCCACCTCGTGGATCGACGTGTCCCGCGGCTGGCTCCGCGGCGCCGACACCCTCCTCGAGGCACTCGTCGAGACGGTGCCGTGGCGGCAGGGCCGTCGCAAGATGTACGACCGGGTCCTCGACGACCCCCGGCTGTCTCACTGGTACAACGCCGCCGACCCGCTCCCCGACCCTGCGCTCGACGCCATCCGGGCGTCGCTCTCGGGCCGGTACCGGGTCCGCTTCGGAGCGGTCGGGCTCAACTACTACCGCGACGGCCGCGACAGCGTCGCCTCCCACCGCGACCGGGAGCTCCGGCACCTCGACGAGACCCTCGTGGCGATCGTCACCCTCGGGGCCGCCCGGCCCTTCCTCGTGCGCCCGCGCGGCGGGGGGCCGTCGCACGACGTGCGGCCAGCGTCTGGTGACCTGCTCGTGATGGGCGGGCGCGCGCAGGCCGACTGGGAGCACTCGGTGCCGAAGGTGGCCCGTGCCGGGCCCCGCATCAGCGTGTCCCTGCGGTGGTCGTCACAGCACGGCCCGCCCACCGCGCCCCGCCGCCGCTGA
- a CDS encoding fumarylacetoacetate hydrolase family protein produces MRLATIRTGDGTRAVRVDDDRLVELDAPDVGALLAAGPDAMREAATARGPARDPAALDGAAPVVPRPPKIICLGLNYERHIREMGHEPPDVPTIFAKYTRALIGPRDPIVLPTASELVDWEAELAFVVGVAVRHADEAAARRAIAGYTICNDVSMRDWQWRTDQWLQGKTFERSTPVGPVLVTPDEVDDACDLPLRCEVDGVVRQDARTSDLVFDPVAIVRYVSTILTLEPGDLISTGTPGGVGAGLSPPVFLRPGQVVRTVVEGIGELRNPCVAEADAPPPP; encoded by the coding sequence GTGCGACTGGCGACGATCCGAACCGGCGACGGCACGCGCGCCGTGCGCGTGGACGACGACCGGCTCGTCGAGCTCGACGCCCCTGACGTCGGCGCCCTGCTCGCCGCCGGGCCCGACGCGATGCGCGAGGCCGCGACCGCACGCGGCCCGGCGCGCGACCCCGCCGCGCTCGACGGGGCCGCGCCCGTCGTCCCCCGGCCGCCGAAGATCATCTGCCTCGGGCTGAACTACGAGCGCCACATCCGCGAGATGGGCCACGAACCGCCCGACGTCCCGACGATCTTCGCCAAGTACACCCGCGCCCTCATCGGGCCCCGCGACCCGATCGTGCTGCCCACCGCCTCGGAGCTCGTCGACTGGGAGGCCGAGCTCGCGTTCGTCGTCGGTGTCGCCGTGCGCCACGCCGACGAGGCCGCGGCACGTCGGGCGATCGCGGGCTACACGATCTGCAACGACGTGTCGATGCGCGACTGGCAGTGGCGCACCGACCAGTGGCTGCAGGGCAAGACCTTCGAGCGCTCGACGCCGGTGGGGCCGGTCCTCGTCACCCCGGACGAGGTGGACGACGCCTGCGACCTGCCGCTCCGCTGCGAGGTCGACGGGGTGGTGCGCCAGGACGCCCGCACCTCGGACCTGGTGTTCGACCCCGTGGCCATCGTCCGGTACGTGAGCACGATCCTCACCCTCGAGCCCGGGGACCTCATCTCCACCGGCACGCCCGGCGGCGTCGGCGCCGGGCTGAGCCCGCCGGTGTTCCTCCGCCCCGGTCAGGTCGTCCGCACCGTCGTCGAGGGCATCGGCGAGCTCCGCAACCCGTGCGTGGCCGAGGCGGACGCCCCGCCGCCGCCCTGA
- a CDS encoding ABC transporter permease — MAVFAAEARPVSIEERAALAPPRVLADIALVAQRNLRKVLRSPGLIVFSTIQPLMQLVLFAFVFGAVANIGPGTNYKDFVVPAVLVQALAFSAMGSGVGIAYDLQSGMIDRFRSLPIARSAFLVGRTLSDSLRLGIQSLLLVAAALAIGFSFHNGFLGAVGMVVVIVLFGMALTAFSAWVGLAIKDPETVQPAVFIPVLPLVFTSSAFAPVSRLPGWMQPVAKVNPITAAIDTARGLALGDHTLYRVSHVHLTTAAGHFAVAWVLIVGIFTALAVRRYRVG, encoded by the coding sequence ATGGCCGTCTTCGCCGCCGAGGCCAGGCCCGTCAGCATCGAGGAGCGGGCGGCGCTGGCGCCGCCGCGCGTCCTCGCCGACATCGCCCTCGTCGCCCAGCGGAACCTGCGCAAGGTGCTGCGCAGCCCGGGCCTGATCGTGTTCTCGACCATCCAGCCGCTCATGCAGCTCGTCCTCTTCGCGTTCGTGTTCGGCGCCGTCGCCAACATCGGGCCGGGCACGAACTACAAGGACTTCGTCGTCCCCGCCGTGCTCGTGCAGGCCCTGGCCTTCTCGGCGATGGGCTCCGGCGTCGGCATCGCCTACGACCTCCAGTCCGGCATGATCGACCGCTTCCGCTCGCTGCCGATCGCCCGCTCCGCCTTCCTCGTCGGCCGCACCCTCAGCGACAGCCTGCGGCTCGGGATCCAGTCGCTCCTGCTCGTCGCGGCGGCGCTGGCCATCGGGTTCTCCTTCCACAACGGCTTCCTCGGCGCCGTCGGCATGGTCGTCGTGATCGTCCTGTTCGGGATGGCGCTCACCGCCTTCTCGGCGTGGGTCGGGCTGGCGATCAAGGACCCCGAGACGGTGCAGCCGGCGGTGTTCATCCCGGTGCTGCCGCTCGTGTTCACGAGCTCGGCCTTCGCGCCGGTGTCGCGCCTGCCGGGCTGGATGCAGCCGGTGGCGAAGGTCAACCCGATCACCGCCGCCATCGACACCGCCCGGGGCCTCGCCCTCGGCGACCACACCCTCTACCGCGTGAGCCACGTCCACCTCACGACCGCGGCCGGGCACTTCGCGGTGGCGTGGGTGCTCATCGTCGGGATCTTCACCGCGCTGGCGGTGCGCCGGTACCGCGTCGGGTGA
- a CDS encoding ATP-binding cassette domain-containing protein: MDAGVVVEGLVKRFGSFVALHGVDFVVPEGRLVGLLGPNGAGKTTTIRILSTLLRPDGGRARVAGYDVVTHPQQVRAAIGLTGQFAAVDEDLTGRENLVLVGRLGRLRRAVAEERAAELLEAFDLAAAADRVVRGYSGGMRRRLDLGASLIASPEVLFLDEPTTGLDPRSRLHLWEVITALRDEGKTIVLTTQYMEEADHLAEQISVIDAGRIIAEGTADELKTKVGGDVVDLQVPDRAQVPAAAAALAQAFGVPRRDIVTDAELGSLVVPVHAGAAALVEAVRALDAAGVEVADLGLRRPSLDDVFLSLTGHLAEEPRPDAPEPRLGRGRRRD; encoded by the coding sequence GTGGACGCCGGCGTGGTCGTCGAGGGCCTGGTGAAGCGGTTCGGGTCCTTCGTCGCCCTCCACGGCGTGGACTTCGTGGTCCCCGAGGGCCGGCTCGTCGGCCTGCTCGGCCCGAACGGGGCCGGGAAGACCACGACGATCCGGATCCTCTCGACGCTGCTGCGCCCCGACGGCGGCCGGGCCCGGGTCGCCGGGTACGACGTCGTGACCCACCCCCAGCAGGTGCGGGCCGCCATCGGCCTGACCGGGCAGTTCGCCGCCGTCGACGAGGACCTCACCGGCCGGGAGAACCTCGTGCTCGTCGGCCGGCTCGGACGGCTCCGCCGGGCCGTGGCCGAGGAGCGGGCCGCCGAGCTGCTCGAGGCCTTCGACCTCGCCGCCGCCGCCGACCGGGTGGTGCGCGGCTACTCCGGCGGGATGCGGCGGCGCCTCGACCTCGGCGCCAGCCTCATCGCGTCGCCCGAGGTGCTGTTCCTCGACGAGCCCACGACCGGGCTCGACCCGCGCAGCCGCCTGCACCTCTGGGAGGTGATCACGGCCTTGCGCGACGAGGGCAAGACGATCGTGCTCACCACCCAGTACATGGAGGAGGCGGACCACCTCGCCGAGCAGATCAGCGTCATCGACGCCGGGCGCATCATCGCCGAGGGGACCGCGGACGAGCTGAAGACGAAGGTCGGCGGCGACGTCGTCGACCTGCAGGTGCCCGACCGGGCCCAGGTCCCGGCCGCGGCGGCGGCGCTGGCCCAGGCCTTCGGCGTCCCGCGGCGCGACATCGTCACCGACGCCGAGCTGGGGTCGCTGGTGGTGCCGGTCCACGCCGGGGCCGCCGCGCTCGTCGAGGCGGTGCGGGCGCTCGACGCCGCCGGGGTCGAGGTCGCCGACCTCGGGCTCCGCCGCCCCTCCCTCGACGACGTGTTCCTCAGCCTGACCGGGCACCTCGCCGAGGAGCCCCGCCCCGACGCGCCGGAGCCCCGCCTCGGGCGCGGCCGCCGGCGGGACTGA
- a CDS encoding MarR family transcriptional regulator has product MEEPLGRELAVTGRRVRDRFDACLGQHGASLATWVVLRCAEREDGLSQRELARRVNIEGPTLVRQLDRMEHDGLVERCRDAVDRRVVRVCLTPTGRQRHAELVSVAATLDAQLRTLLTDDEIETLRRVLPRIRDCWHPHAGNGQRGDGR; this is encoded by the coding sequence ATGGAAGAGCCGCTCGGTCGAGAGCTGGCCGTCACCGGCCGCCGGGTCCGAGACCGGTTCGACGCCTGCCTCGGGCAGCACGGCGCCAGCCTCGCGACGTGGGTCGTCCTGCGCTGCGCCGAGCGCGAGGACGGGCTCAGCCAGCGCGAGCTGGCCCGCCGCGTCAACATCGAGGGCCCGACCTTGGTTCGTCAGCTCGACCGGATGGAGCACGACGGGCTCGTCGAGCGGTGCCGCGACGCCGTGGATCGTCGCGTCGTGCGCGTGTGCCTCACCCCGACCGGCCGGCAGCGCCACGCCGAGCTCGTCAGCGTGGCGGCGACGCTCGACGCCCAGCTGCGCACCCTGCTCACCGACGACGAGATCGAGACCCTGCGACGCGTGCTCCCGCGAATCCGCGACTGCTGGCACCCCCACGCGGGGAATGGTCAGCGCGGAGACGGGAGGTAG